The following are encoded together in the Bradyrhizobium sp. CCGUVB1N3 genome:
- a CDS encoding DUF2798 domain-containing protein, producing the protein MLGIPRRYSHFVFGTIQSGLTCLIAAAIASLPATAAPDFVKHWLASWLISWTAMLPVVLLAAPAIRSFSLRLTRESQD; encoded by the coding sequence ATGCTCGGCATTCCCCGTCGCTACAGCCATTTTGTATTCGGCACGATCCAGTCCGGCCTGACCTGCCTGATCGCCGCCGCCATTGCGAGTTTGCCCGCGACCGCAGCACCCGACTTCGTCAAACACTGGCTCGCGTCCTGGTTGATCTCCTGGACCGCGATGCTGCCGGTCGTCCTCCTGGCCGCGCCTGCGATCAGATCCTTCTCGCTGCGGCTGACGCGCGAATCTCAGGATTGA
- the recA gene encoding recombinase RecA, translating to MSATALRIVEGSSMDKSKALAAALSQIERQFGKGSVMKLGKSDRSMDIEAVSSGSLGLDIALGIGGLPKGRIVEIYGPESSGKTTLALHTVAEAQKKGGICAFIDAEHALDPVYARKLGVNIDDLLISQPDTGEQALEICDTLVRSGAVDVLVIDSVAALVPKAELEGEMGESLPGLQARLMSQALRKLTASINKSNTMVIFINQIRMKIGVMYGSPETTTGGNALKFYASVRLDIRRIGAIKERDEVVGNTTRVKVVKNKLAPPFKQVEFDIMYGEGVSKMGEILDLGVKAGIVEKSGAWFSYDSQRLGQGRENSKAFLKANPDVTAKIETAIRQNSGLIAEQILAGNPERDADGEEPTEE from the coding sequence ATGTCCGCCACTGCCCTGCGTATCGTCGAAGGATCTTCCATGGACAAGAGTAAAGCCCTGGCTGCCGCGCTCTCTCAGATCGAGCGTCAGTTCGGCAAGGGTTCGGTGATGAAGCTCGGCAAGAGCGATCGTTCGATGGACATCGAGGCGGTGTCCTCCGGCTCGCTCGGGCTCGATATCGCGCTCGGCATCGGCGGCCTGCCCAAGGGGCGCATCGTCGAGATCTACGGGCCGGAATCCTCGGGCAAGACGACGCTGGCGCTGCATACGGTGGCGGAAGCGCAGAAGAAGGGCGGCATCTGCGCCTTCATCGACGCGGAGCACGCGCTCGATCCGGTCTATGCGCGCAAGCTCGGCGTCAACATCGACGACCTCCTGATCTCGCAGCCCGACACCGGCGAGCAGGCGCTGGAAATCTGCGACACGCTGGTGCGCTCGGGCGCGGTGGACGTGCTGGTGATCGATTCGGTCGCGGCGCTCGTGCCGAAGGCCGAGCTCGAGGGCGAGATGGGGGAATCGCTGCCGGGTCTCCAGGCGCGGTTGATGAGCCAGGCGCTGCGCAAGCTGACGGCCTCCATCAACAAGTCCAACACGATGGTGATCTTCATCAATCAGATCCGCATGAAGATCGGCGTGATGTACGGCTCGCCGGAAACCACGACCGGCGGCAACGCGCTGAAGTTCTACGCCTCGGTCCGCCTCGACATCCGTCGCATCGGCGCGATCAAGGAGCGCGACGAGGTCGTCGGCAACACCACGCGCGTGAAGGTGGTGAAGAACAAGCTGGCGCCGCCCTTCAAGCAGGTCGAGTTCGACATCATGTATGGCGAGGGCGTCTCCAAGATGGGCGAGATCCTCGATCTCGGCGTCAAGGCCGGCATTGTCGAGAAGTCCGGCGCCTGGTTCTCCTATGACAGCCAGCGCCTCGGCCAGGGCCGCGAGAACTCCAAAGCGTTCCTGAAGGCCAACCCGGACGTCACCGCCAAGATCGAAACCGCGATCCGCCAGAACTCCGGCCTGATCGCCGAGCAGATATTGGCCGGCAATCCCGAGCGCGACGCCGACGGCGAGGAGCCGACGGAGGAGTAG